The following DNA comes from Chitinophagales bacterium.
CGAATTATCGAAGCCTTTTTGCATTTCAACCAAAATTTGGGAGGGGATTAAATCACCATTTTAAACATAGGCCTTGCTCACCGGAGCTATGTTAGCTCTGTTTTGTCAAAAGACGATTGTTTTCTTAAAATTTGGGTTAAATCAAGTCTGAAAATAGAATAAATTCTACCTCTAGCAGAGTATCTCAAATAGCAAACCTTCAAGGACACGGAGTCAGCTAGCACCGAGTATCATTATTACTTCTATCTATTGCTTGGCAATAAACTCCGAAAAAGAAAAAGGCAGTCCTTTCGAAAAAACTGCCTTTAGTTTAATCTAAAATGATATACTACTATTTCATCAACTGACCGAGAACAGAGCCTAGTACTTGGCTACCGAGGTCACCACCTTGCTGCTTATTGCCGCCGCCGAGTATGCCACCTAATAGTCCTCCTAGAAGACCGCCACCGCCGCCTTGGTTTCCGCCACCAGAAAGTGCACCTGATATTAATCCTCCTATGTCTATGCCATTCGACTGAGCAGCGCCTGCTTGCTTATTGAACATATTGAGTACAAAAGGTACAGCTACAGAAGCTATCGTTTGCGCTAGCTGCGGACTCAATCCACTTTTTTGAACGAGGGCATTTACCACATTGGTAGCTATACCAGAAACCAAAGGATTGTTTCCACTGGTTTGCTGTCCACTTAACATTTCAGTTATTCCTCCGAGATTTCCACCCGATATCTGACCTGCTATCGTTTCGAATATGGAAGAACCTGCTGTTTGAGCTACATTATTGACATCAAACTGGTCATTGGGTACATCTGGATTTTCTACAAATTGCTGACCCAACTGTTGCGTAGCCATTTGGATTAATTGATCTAACATAAGTTTTTATTTAAATTGTTAATGAGCAAATATACAAAATACCTATTCTTTAATGAACTTTAAAATTGATATCTGTTCTGACTTTTGATTATAAACCTCTACAAAATATATCCCCTTGTTCAGCATACTAATATCAAAATTAGAATTGTTTTTATACTGAGCTGTTAAAAGATTTTTACCACTTATATCTTTGATTTTTACCAGACAGTTGTCCGTTGAAACTCCTTCTATTTTCAAATAATCTTTAGCAGGATTGGGATAGATGAATAGTCCATTAATAGGCGAGTTTGAATGGATACTGGAATTATAGGATGTATTCACCTTGGTAAAGAATGTATAGAAACCATCAGGAGCAGAAATCGGCTTACGCATGGATTTACCATTATTGGAGGTCGCTTCGATATAGTATTCAATAGTATCTTTACCCTTGGCTGTCGGTAGGATATTACCGACAAAAAAATTCGTTAAGGTATCCTTCATAGTGGCTGATTTCCATGAGCTACTGCCTTTGGTACGATAATAGATTTTAGCTTCTTGGATGCCAGAATGATTTTTAATTTTGGCTAGTGCAGGATATCTCGATTTATAATCTTGCAGACCTGCATAAGGATAATGATTATAAATGGAGACCGGATTGTCTGCGGGAACCTCTTTGGTGACACAATGTATCGAACCACCAGAGCCATCAAGCACACGCATGTCAGCTGGTATGATTTTATACCCGGGGAAATGTTTTTGAACCTGTGCCAACGCTGAGTCATCCCATATCTTTTCACCATTATTTTCATTATGAAACATCGGTAGAACGATAACATTATTCACCACCAAACTATTGGAATAGGTTCTGGTATATTGATTATAGTCCTCTCCTGAGGTATACCAGCTACCATCGTCCTTTTTAGGAAGTGGTATCGATTTGATAAAATTCTTCTTACCTGCAGTAGGAGTATTCATCTGACTGAAATAATTGATGTTATCATTAGCTAATTGATAATCTAACCAAGTGGTATCTCCTCCATCCCTCGTAGGTATATTGGCCATTTCTACTGGCATTTTGGTATGCACTAAGGTATGGTCGTCTGCTCTCTGTAGATAAAGGTCTATGTGACCCGTGCCTCCTTCGTATTCGAAATAGGGTTTGATATGGATATCATCGGAATTAAACATATTTTTCAAGGTGTCCTCTACATTTTGCCTTGTCCATGTAGGAAAGTAATCTAGATTAGCATCTACCACCATTTCCGAGGTTAATAGTTGATTTTTTTCCGTACCATCCACTATGACATTTCCTCCTTCATAATATAACCTCGAATTATAAACAGGATAATTACCTAATTTCGTTGTCCAGAAAGCATTCATTCCGTCATCCAGTCCACGACCAGGATAGTATTTGTAATCGACCCATCCTTGTTTTTCATCATTGTCATAGTAAAATGGGATAGGACCATAATCACGCACCCAGAAGGCATTCCCTTTGCGAATCATAAATTGATAGTTGGTCAAGGGATAGCCTTTGTCTTCCATATATTTAAGAATAGCACTCGTATCTCTAGCAGCATATACATTGATATAAATAGTAGCGCCACCTTCTTGTACACCTCGTGCTATATTTTTCCAGATATCAGCACTTGGTTGCTTTCTCAAAGTATCTATCAGTGTACCTGCAGCATTGGTATATGGCCAGCTAATAATAATTCCTTTCATTTCGTCAAACTCTGCAGGAAAGCGTGCATCAGCAGGCAGAACAGTAGAGCCACGTGGCTTTAAATTTTCTTGTTTAAATGGTCGGATGGTTCTAGATTCATTTCTTTTCTTTACCTTGATTTCTGCTATTCTTTTAGCGACATCCTCTGGCACTCTCTGGTGCAATTTATTAAAATAAGCTTTATATTCTTCAAAACTCATTTGGTTTAATCGCTCATAGTGGGCTTTCGCTTCAGCTTCCTCACTATTATTTGTACCTGCTTGAGAAAATCCTGTTGTCCTCAATACAAGGAATAATAAAAGAATCGAGAATAATTTTAATTGGTTCATACTTTAAATTTGATAATTACCAAAAGTAGCTAAATTGAAGTTAATTTAGCTATATTAAATGTTAATGAGCCAAAAAATGGTATCTTTGGGCTTTTAAAAATTGATGATAAGAATATTTTTTAGCGTTTTAGCGTTTTCGTTCGTTTCGATAGTTAAAGGTCAAATGCCTACACAGCAGGTTACAGAAGCTAAGATTACCGATACATTTGCCTGGAAAGTGAACCTCTCCTTTAAAGTACCTACGACCAGTGACAGCGCTATTTTAATCATTTCTACCTCTCCTCTATCGAGTTTAACCTTAACTAATAAGTTCTATGGAGTTGGTTCACATATTACACCGGGAATCAAAGTACATCGTAAATTTTATAAAGGGTCAAACACCATTGAACACAGTATAAAAGGCTTGCTAGCTAATACTACTTATTATTTAGCATTCTATACATTCAATAATAATATGAATGGTATTTTTTACAATCAGACCAATCCTCCACGCCTAAGTTTTAAAACAAAAGGTCGCAATATAGCTAGTTACTATTCTAGTCTAGATACGAATAAAGCCACATTTTTATCTAAGTTGACTACCCTTCTGCGCAATCATAACTTTTCTTCTACTTGGTATACAGAATACACTAAAGTGGTAGATGAAGTGTATGTACAAGATACCTTCGTCAATGATTCCACAAAAAAATATATTACTTGTAGTTATTCGAATATAAAGGCAATTTATAATCCTAATACGGCCCCATCGGCTGTTTTTCCGGTGACAGGCTTCAATAGAGAGCATACCTTGCCTAAAAATTGGATGAATTTCAGAGGAATACCGAATAATGATTTAGTAGACTACGCAGAAGGAGCTGATTGGCATAATCTAACGCTTACGGACGGCAAAGTCAACGAACAACGAAGTGACTTCGTTTTTAAAATTCCATTATCGCCTTCTAGCATGGGTAATGCTCGTTTTTTTGAAAATAAATCGAAGTATAGCGATACCAATAACTGTTTCGAGCCACAGAATAGCTACAAAGGAGACGCTGCGCGCTGTATTTTTTATATGCAAACCTGTTATCACAAATTATTGGATAGTAGCTGGAGTCTCAAAAATGGTTTACGCTCTTTTGCTAAGAATCAAAGTGATGCCTTGCTAGTACAATGGGCAAAAAATGACCCACCTGATAATCAGGAAATAGCTCGACATGAATACATAGCTTCGGTTCAGGGCTCTCGTAACCCATTTATTGATTTCCCAGATTGGATAGAATGTATCAATTTCAAAGATTTATCTATCTTAAAAACCTGTCAAGGTCTAGAATTTAAGAATTCGATTAACTCACCATCCAATTCTTCATGGGATGTATGGTATTATAAGATTGTTGAAGGAAAATATGCCATAAAACTATATCACGATAAGATTTCTACTTTGAATATTTATATTTATGATTTGAACGGTAAACTCGTTAAACAAGAAAATACCTTAATTAATGAAGGTGAAAATGCCCTTCCATTAGAATTACATGGAATTTCAAAAGGACAATATATTTTAAACATAAAATCCACAGAACGAAACAAATCGTTTAGATTGTTGTTAGATTAAACAATTATTTAACCTAGAAATTCTAAAGATTAATTAATTTTGCAACTTATTAAAAATCAATAAACACAATTATTTTATGAAAAAATTAGTCATTATACTGAGTTTTATAATTTCTTTAGGTGAAATGGTGGCTCAAAACTGGAATTTTAAAAATGTACCAGCTACTGTTACTCGAAAAGAAGGTGGCTCTGAATTATTTTTCCAAGTGAGAAATTCCATGCCTATGAGTCATACTATGTGGGTACGATACACGTTAACTGGAAAAAATAGTGGAGCTGATAAGAATGTTGACTTGAATACATTTAATTTTGTAGATACTATCATATTTGGCAATAACGATACTGTAGTTACTTTAAGATTCAGACCTGTATTAGATGGTGTCACAGAAGGGAATGATACTTTTATATTGAAGCTAGTGCAAGCGTCCATGGGAACCATTGTATCTCCTGACTCTACGACAGTTATTATAACTGATAGCACAGCGGCTCCTATTACTGGTCGTCCTTTATACACTATTGGAGCTATTAGAGGAGCGAATAAAGATGGGATTCCAGATTCTATCAATAAGAGCTGCACTATTAGGGGTACGGTTTATGGTATCAATAGAAGAACTACTGGTTATCAAATGTTTATTTGTGATGGTACAGGCTGCCTAGGGATTTTTTCTAATAAAACATACGCTAACCTTCCTACAATACAAGAAGGAGACTCTTTTGAAATTTCTGGGATTATCGACCATTTCAGAGGATTAGGTCAGATAAGATTTAGCGCTACTGGAGATACCATCAGAAAGTTAGGATTTAAAACGATAAATGCGCCTATGACGGTTACCTCTCTTAATGAAAGTACCGAGTCTAAACTAGTTAAAATTGAAGGTTTATCATTGACAAGCGGAACTTGGTTAGCCGATTCTGCTTTTGACCTCACGATGAAGAATAATAGCGGTGGTACCTTTTCTGTAAGAATAGAGAACAAACCATCAACTAATTTCAGTGCAGTAGCTTCCATAAAAACAGGCGAAGTTTACACTATCACAGGTATGGGGTCCCAGTTTGATCAAGCCTCAAGCGCTCCGTATAATGTTGGCTATCAGTTGCTTCCAAGAAAATTGTCCGATATTG
Coding sequences within:
- a CDS encoding T9SS type A sorting domain-containing protein — its product is MKKLVIILSFIISLGEMVAQNWNFKNVPATVTRKEGGSELFFQVRNSMPMSHTMWVRYTLTGKNSGADKNVDLNTFNFVDTIIFGNNDTVVTLRFRPVLDGVTEGNDTFILKLVQASMGTIVSPDSTTVIITDSTAAPITGRPLYTIGAIRGANKDGIPDSINKSCTIRGTVYGINRRTTGYQMFICDGTGCLGIFSNKTYANLPTIQEGDSFEISGIIDHFRGLGQIRFSATGDTIRKLGFKTINAPMTVTSLNESTESKLVKIEGLSLTSGTWLADSAFDLTMKNNSGGTFSVRIENKPSTNFSAVASIKTGEVYTITGMGSQFDQASSAPYNVGYQLLPRKLSDIVKTGTGSIENLHSNELSIFPTIANNTIHAYFQAHKNETASIKIIDVLGKIAKEQTIQLNSGENLITMNGLENLPVGNYFLSLQINNTQISKQFSIVR
- a CDS encoding endonuclease, encoding MIRIFFSVLAFSFVSIVKGQMPTQQVTEAKITDTFAWKVNLSFKVPTTSDSAILIISTSPLSSLTLTNKFYGVGSHITPGIKVHRKFYKGSNTIEHSIKGLLANTTYYLAFYTFNNNMNGIFYNQTNPPRLSFKTKGRNIASYYSSLDTNKATFLSKLTTLLRNHNFSSTWYTEYTKVVDEVYVQDTFVNDSTKKYITCSYSNIKAIYNPNTAPSAVFPVTGFNREHTLPKNWMNFRGIPNNDLVDYAEGADWHNLTLTDGKVNEQRSDFVFKIPLSPSSMGNARFFENKSKYSDTNNCFEPQNSYKGDAARCIFYMQTCYHKLLDSSWSLKNGLRSFAKNQSDALLVQWAKNDPPDNQEIARHEYIASVQGSRNPFIDFPDWIECINFKDLSILKTCQGLEFKNSINSPSNSSWDVWYYKIVEGKYAIKLYHDKISTLNIYIYDLNGKLVKQENTLINEGENALPLELHGISKGQYILNIKSTERNKSFRLLLD
- a CDS encoding agmatine deiminase family protein, with the protein product MNQLKLFSILLLFLVLRTTGFSQAGTNNSEEAEAKAHYERLNQMSFEEYKAYFNKLHQRVPEDVAKRIAEIKVKKRNESRTIRPFKQENLKPRGSTVLPADARFPAEFDEMKGIIISWPYTNAAGTLIDTLRKQPSADIWKNIARGVQEGGATIYINVYAARDTSAILKYMEDKGYPLTNYQFMIRKGNAFWVRDYGPIPFYYDNDEKQGWVDYKYYPGRGLDDGMNAFWTTKLGNYPVYNSRLYYEGGNVIVDGTEKNQLLTSEMVVDANLDYFPTWTRQNVEDTLKNMFNSDDIHIKPYFEYEGGTGHIDLYLQRADDHTLVHTKMPVEMANIPTRDGGDTTWLDYQLANDNINYFSQMNTPTAGKKNFIKSIPLPKKDDGSWYTSGEDYNQYTRTYSNSLVVNNVIVLPMFHNENNGEKIWDDSALAQVQKHFPGYKIIPADMRVLDGSGGSIHCVTKEVPADNPVSIYNHYPYAGLQDYKSRYPALAKIKNHSGIQEAKIYYRTKGSSSWKSATMKDTLTNFFVGNILPTAKGKDTIEYYIEATSNNGKSMRKPISAPDGFYTFFTKVNTSYNSSIHSNSPINGLFIYPNPAKDYLKIEGVSTDNCLVKIKDISGKNLLTAQYKNNSNFDISMLNKGIYFVEVYNQKSEQISILKFIKE